A window from Candidatus Bathyarchaeota archaeon encodes these proteins:
- a CDS encoding DUF45 domain-containing protein: MESRRVAVFEICVGILLIVIGFILWRWSKQILWILIYPPPLAKPLIESLPFLFWGLGALLVVDGVRRKIQDTRMQMHAKQSRLRNSGRGEVAIRKDKLLLFGKFYDVEVYKSEKYAISLDDSKIRIRMPGSGKPRSREYEYLRKWIRGELLKTLTNFLREYERVMKAPIGKFYIKNQKTRWASYSQKRNIHFNIKLAALPKRIIEYIVIHELAHATQPNHNRKFWYIVEKFCPDYKKRKQELKEYSLVIQKSKIWQKMLNMYT; the protein is encoded by the coding sequence ATGGAAAGTAGAAGAGTAGCCGTTTTCGAAATTTGTGTAGGAATATTGTTAATCGTTATCGGTTTCATCTTGTGGCGATGGTCCAAGCAAATACTGTGGATACTGATTTACCCTCCACCCTTAGCGAAGCCACTTATTGAAAGTCTGCCATTTTTATTCTGGGGTCTGGGTGCTTTGCTTGTTGTAGATGGCGTTAGAAGGAAGATTCAAGATACGCGTATGCAGATGCATGCAAAACAGTCAAGGTTGAGAAATAGTGGCAGAGGTGAGGTAGCTATACGGAAAGACAAGCTACTACTCTTTGGTAAATTCTACGACGTTGAAGTCTACAAGAGCGAAAAATACGCTATTTCACTGGATGACAGCAAGATTCGAATACGAATGCCAGGATCAGGTAAACCCAGAAGTCGGGAGTATGAATATCTCAGGAAGTGGATAAGAGGGGAACTCCTCAAGACGCTGACCAACTTCCTGCGTGAATATGAAAGGGTAATGAAAGCTCCAATCGGTAAATTCTACATAAAAAACCAAAAAACAAGATGGGCAAGCTACTCCCAAAAACGCAACATCCACTTCAACATCAAACTTGCAGCATTACCGAAACGAATCATAGAATACATAGTAATACACGAACTCGCCCACGCCACACAACCAAATCACAACAGAAAATTCTGGTATATAGTCGAAAAATTCTGCCCAGACTATAAAAAGAGAAAACAAGAACTGAAAGAATATTCCCTCGTGATACAGAAAAGCAAAATCTGGCAGAAAATGCTGAACATGTACACGTAA
- a CDS encoding 4Fe-4S dicluster domain-containing protein: protein MPTTHAKKFVSADPNKCVGCAVCEYTCSMVKEKTYNPTKSRIRTVRLNPFANLAVTCRLCEDPPCVAACPRDALTQSEETGIIMVDEDKCNGCGWCIEACDYGAVMLHPETKVVYICDLCQDQGKPQCIEWCPEEALDLVTSDILAQKARRSIVRKLFQEAMKAVPV, encoded by the coding sequence ATGCCTACAACTCACGCGAAGAAATTTGTCTCTGCAGACCCTAACAAATGCGTTGGCTGCGCTGTTTGTGAATACACATGTTCAATGGTGAAGGAAAAGACCTACAATCCGACAAAATCTAGAATACGAACTGTACGACTGAACCCGTTCGCCAACCTTGCGGTTACATGCAGACTTTGCGAAGACCCCCCGTGCGTAGCTGCGTGCCCAAGAGATGCTTTGACACAGTCTGAAGAAACTGGCATAATCATGGTGGATGAAGATAAATGCAACGGATGCGGCTGGTGCATTGAAGCCTGCGATTACGGAGCCGTCATGTTACATCCAGAGACAAAAGTGGTTTACATATGCGATCTCTGTCAAGACCAAGGTAAACCCCAGTGTATCGAATGGTGCCCAGAAGAAGCATTGGATCTTGTAACCTCTGATATTCTCGCTCAAAAGGCTAGAAGATCTATAGTTAGGAAACTGTTCCAGGAAGCCATGAAAGCCGTGCCCGTCTGA
- a CDS encoding aspartate aminotransferase family protein: protein MSYRRVLAMLNRYVSKTPKSQQLHQKAEKVLPAGVSYFLRYIAPYPFYTAKAKGSKLTDVDGNEYIDFWLGHTALILGHSPPEVMKEVRRQIGNGTHYGTAHELEIALAEQIAKMVPSAEMVRFTNSGTEANMYATRLARTYTNRGKIAKFEGGWHGGYDALNIAIKPPLDVPESGGLTSGALRDTIVLPFNNIKEARRRIKNEILAAIIIEPVQGAGGCIPAEREFLKELRELCTKNGTLLIFDEVITGFRLAPGGAQQHYGVLPDITVMGKILGGGFPIGAFASRKEIMNHMNPILYERPRFSFHGGTFCANPITMTAGLATLKLLQDGQLLNELNKRGNNLRQKLSDIFERNHVDVQVTGEGSLFHTHFTREKVKDVRDVFRADRGKLLNYHMHLIMNGVFFLPTRTGALSTTHTESDIERLLTEAEIFAKKN, encoded by the coding sequence TTGTCGTACAGGAGAGTTTTAGCCATGCTGAATCGTTACGTGTCAAAGACGCCCAAGTCTCAGCAACTGCATCAAAAAGCTGAGAAGGTTCTTCCCGCTGGAGTCTCATATTTCCTCCGATACATAGCGCCTTATCCCTTCTACACCGCAAAAGCGAAAGGAAGCAAACTGACTGATGTAGATGGCAACGAGTACATCGATTTTTGGCTCGGCCACACCGCCCTCATCTTGGGACACAGCCCACCAGAAGTCATGAAAGAAGTTAGAAGACAAATCGGGAATGGAACCCATTACGGAACAGCGCACGAACTCGAAATCGCCCTAGCCGAGCAGATAGCGAAGATGGTTCCAAGCGCTGAAATGGTTCGCTTCACGAACTCCGGAACCGAAGCAAACATGTACGCAACACGACTAGCCCGCACATACACTAACAGAGGCAAAATCGCAAAGTTTGAAGGCGGATGGCACGGAGGCTACGATGCCCTCAATATAGCTATCAAACCTCCGTTGGATGTTCCCGAATCCGGTGGATTGACATCTGGAGCCTTGAGGGATACAATTGTACTTCCATTCAATAACATCAAAGAAGCGAGAAGGAGGATAAAAAATGAGATACTTGCCGCAATTATTATAGAGCCTGTGCAGGGAGCAGGAGGCTGCATCCCAGCCGAAAGAGAATTTCTAAAAGAGCTGAGAGAATTATGCACCAAAAATGGAACGCTTCTAATTTTCGATGAAGTCATAACAGGGTTCAGACTAGCACCTGGAGGAGCACAACAACACTACGGAGTCCTACCGGACATCACGGTAATGGGAAAAATCCTAGGAGGCGGATTCCCAATAGGCGCATTCGCAAGCCGCAAAGAAATCATGAACCACATGAACCCCATACTCTATGAACGACCGAGATTCTCCTTTCATGGAGGAACATTCTGCGCAAACCCCATCACTATGACCGCGGGCTTAGCAACGCTAAAACTGCTCCAAGATGGACAACTGTTGAATGAACTGAACAAGCGTGGAAACAACCTTCGACAAAAACTTTCCGACATCTTTGAGAGAAACCACGTTGATGTTCAAGTTACGGGTGAGGGCTCGCTTTTCCACACGCACTTCACACGCGAAAAGGTGAAGGACGTTCGTGACGTTTTTCGAGCAGACCGAGGAAAACTGTTAAACTATCATATGCACTTGATTATGAACGGAGTTTTTTTCCTTCCAACGCGCACAGGCGCATTGAGCACCACACACACAGAAAGCGACATAGAAAGACTTTTGACAGAGGCAGAAATCTTCGCAAAGAAAAACTAG
- a CDS encoding RimK family alpha-L-glutamate ligase yields the protein MMRDAVLKMGVITGNENGWTITQLRRAMERRNVTPMCFSFPKIVARIKHKPEASVDATDILRDLSALIIRPIGRGSLEEIIFRMDLLHRLERLGMPIINPPLSIERSVDKYYALALLEEHGLPVPRTAVTENPDDALKSFYELGEDVVVKPLFGSRGVGSTRVSDPEVATRVFRAVSFHHGVLYIQEFIPHGNSDIRALVLGDHVVASMRRVADDWKTNVSLGAKPVALKLDKEMKNLAVKAAKMIGCIVAGVDILEGPEGPLIVELNSQPGWRGLQSVTTINIADEIIQYVLSELNV from the coding sequence ATGATGAGGGATGCTGTTTTGAAGATGGGGGTCATCACGGGAAACGAGAATGGATGGACCATCACTCAACTGCGAAGAGCAATGGAAAGGCGAAACGTCACGCCTATGTGTTTCAGCTTTCCCAAAATCGTTGCTCGCATTAAACATAAACCTGAAGCGTCGGTGGACGCAACAGATATCCTTAGAGACTTGAGCGCATTAATCATACGTCCTATCGGACGCGGTTCCCTTGAGGAAATCATCTTTAGGATGGACCTTCTGCATCGCCTTGAACGCCTAGGAATGCCGATCATAAATCCCCCGTTGTCCATTGAACGTTCAGTAGACAAATACTATGCGCTGGCTCTTTTGGAGGAGCACGGATTGCCTGTTCCACGCACAGCAGTGACAGAAAATCCTGATGACGCTTTGAAGTCCTTCTACGAGCTGGGAGAAGACGTTGTGGTAAAGCCTTTGTTTGGATCAAGGGGAGTTGGCTCCACAAGAGTTTCGGACCCAGAGGTTGCCACAAGAGTGTTCAGAGCAGTTTCCTTCCATCACGGTGTTCTGTACATACAAGAGTTTATCCCGCATGGAAATTCCGATATTCGAGCGCTGGTTTTAGGTGATCATGTCGTAGCCTCTATGAGGCGAGTAGCAGACGACTGGAAAACAAACGTAAGCTTGGGGGCGAAGCCGGTGGCGTTGAAGCTGGATAAGGAAATGAAGAATCTTGCGGTGAAAGCAGCGAAAATGATCGGGTGTATAGTGGCTGGTGTCGACATCTTAGAAGGACCTGAAGGACCGCTGATAGTTGAACTGAACAGTCAGCCAGGGTGGAGAGGATTACAATCAGTTACTACAATTAACATTGCGGACGAGATAATCCAGTACGTTCTCTCCGAATTGAATGTGTAG
- a CDS encoding aldehyde:ferredoxin oxidoreductase, with product MSNRWSKVSYAGKILHIDLTSGKVETKPLNMELAKEFIGGIGLGMRLLFDHSKPGTDPFSPKNPMIFVTGPLSGTMAPSAGNSYAVVSKSPATGGIAESKAHGFFGADLKRAGYDAVIITGKSEKLVYVFIDDDSVQLMDAERLKGKSPHETEETIKEELGDYYVRVMSIGEAGEKLVRVACALNDEFRAIGRTGMGAVMGSKNLKAVAVRGTKDVNVANLEEFKEFIKMIHERMKGPKTRKYRTLGTPENVLVLNALAALPTRNFTQATFEGAEKVSGEYLNERYIKKIIGCATCGMRCDHIAFVPEGPYKGTTARVEFECLWALGPNCGVDHLDAVIEAISQCNYYGMDGISTGVIVGFAMDCYEHGILTKKDTEGLDLRFGNHEALVEMVKRIGSRKGWLGDVLAEGTMRAAEKIGKGAVKYANHIKGLELPGYDLRGLKTAALGFAVSFRGACHLRSGAYSPDVKGSVDRYKIEKGRGKIVMDLEDQYNVIDSLILCKFSRGVYYDGLEDMAKYYTLATGIKVTAEGLRQAGERINNIARLFNIREGKGTREYDTLPPKIMTVPIPDKGAAKGSYVNQKEFDIGLDDYYETRGWTKNGIPTEKKLKELGLNKFAHIVKGKIEKTKKGAK from the coding sequence ATGAGTAATAGGTGGAGTAAAGTGAGTTACGCTGGAAAAATACTTCATATAGACTTGACAAGTGGAAAGGTTGAAACCAAACCTCTAAACATGGAACTGGCTAAGGAATTCATAGGAGGCATAGGACTTGGGATGCGCCTGCTTTTCGACCATTCCAAACCAGGCACAGACCCTTTCAGCCCCAAGAATCCCATGATCTTCGTCACAGGACCTCTCAGCGGTACCATGGCCCCCTCAGCAGGAAACAGCTACGCAGTGGTTTCGAAGTCACCTGCAACTGGAGGAATAGCCGAATCTAAGGCCCATGGCTTCTTCGGAGCCGACTTGAAACGAGCCGGCTACGACGCGGTCATCATCACCGGGAAATCTGAAAAACTGGTTTACGTGTTTATCGACGACGATTCGGTTCAACTTATGGATGCCGAACGTCTGAAGGGAAAGTCTCCCCATGAAACAGAGGAAACTATCAAAGAAGAGCTAGGCGATTATTACGTCCGTGTGATGTCGATTGGTGAAGCCGGAGAAAAACTTGTTCGAGTTGCCTGCGCCTTAAACGACGAATTCAGGGCGATAGGAAGAACTGGTATGGGCGCTGTCATGGGGTCCAAGAACCTCAAGGCAGTTGCCGTTCGCGGAACAAAAGATGTAAACGTGGCGAACCTTGAGGAGTTCAAAGAATTTATAAAGATGATACACGAACGCATGAAGGGCCCGAAAACAAGAAAATACAGAACCTTAGGGACGCCAGAGAACGTCCTCGTTCTAAATGCCCTAGCAGCCTTACCTACAAGGAATTTCACCCAAGCAACTTTTGAAGGTGCAGAGAAAGTCAGCGGGGAATACTTGAATGAGCGTTACATCAAAAAAATTATTGGATGCGCAACGTGTGGCATGCGCTGCGACCACATTGCATTTGTTCCTGAGGGCCCGTACAAGGGAACAACTGCGAGGGTGGAATTTGAGTGTTTATGGGCACTCGGCCCGAACTGTGGTGTCGATCATTTGGATGCGGTTATCGAGGCAATCAGCCAATGCAACTACTATGGTATGGACGGCATATCCACAGGCGTCATCGTGGGCTTTGCCATGGACTGCTACGAGCATGGTATCCTGACTAAAAAAGACACGGAAGGCTTGGACCTGCGCTTTGGCAATCACGAAGCCTTAGTGGAGATGGTGAAGAGAATCGGTTCTCGAAAGGGCTGGTTGGGCGATGTACTCGCAGAGGGAACTATGAGAGCTGCGGAAAAGATCGGTAAGGGCGCAGTGAAATATGCTAATCATATTAAGGGATTGGAACTGCCGGGTTACGACCTCAGGGGATTGAAAACTGCTGCCTTGGGGTTTGCTGTTTCTTTCCGTGGGGCTTGTCACCTCCGATCTGGAGCCTACTCGCCTGATGTGAAGGGAAGCGTGGATCGTTACAAGATTGAAAAGGGAAGGGGAAAAATCGTCATGGACCTTGAAGACCAATATAACGTTATCGACTCGCTTATTTTGTGCAAATTCTCAAGAGGCGTATATTATGATGGACTTGAGGATATGGCGAAATATTACACCCTAGCCACCGGTATCAAGGTGACCGCTGAAGGGCTGAGACAGGCAGGTGAAAGAATCAACAACATAGCAAGGCTCTTCAACATCCGAGAGGGCAAGGGAACGAGAGAATACGACACTTTGCCACCAAAAATAATGACCGTGCCAATACCGGACAAGGGAGCTGCAAAGGGAAGCTACGTCAACCAGAAAGAGTTTGACATAGGCCTAGATGACTACTACGAGACACGTGGATGGACAAAAAATGGTATTCCTACGGAGAAAAAACTCAAAGAATTAGGTTTGAACAAATTCGCGCACATTGTGAAAGGTAAAATTGAAAAAACTAAGAAAGGAGCAAAGTGA
- a CDS encoding aldehyde:ferredoxin oxidoreductase, translating to MPIAEFKYDLGKVEKGYNNRTLHINLTNNKITSKPVTKKMKQTFIGGRGFNLWLLWNALPKNRTVKWSDPENEICIACGPLGGTTLFPGSGKSIAVSISPLTNSVMDSNAGGYFGPYLKFSGWDALEIQGKARSEVTIFIDGDEGNVQIVDAEELPSETHLLGEILTEKYGDANKRSISVVSSGPGAEHTRFGALNFSWYDSQRKTVRYKQAARGGIGTVFRDKKIKAIVVKFSNLRADTNHPANFNILKQVGPTYNKEIRTLDPKQNEMAVVGTTHLVDIMNKFDLLPTHNFKFGSHPKGSNLSAEVYRKKFHPGFDGCWAGCTVACSHLVKDFELKTGPFKGKYVFVDGPEYETIAGLGSNCGIFDANHVIEINFYCDTYGLDTISVGTATAFAMECYEMGLIDNEVTGGLELNFGNTEAAMELIHQMARGEGFGVIIGQGVRRMKKLFAEKYGVDPKILQDIGMEAKGLEFSEYVTKESLAQQGGYGLALKGPQHDEAWLIFLDMVQNLIPTFKQKAEALHWFPMFRTWFSLNGLCKLPWNDITSEDNKNTPEPAKIIAHVENYANFFYAVTGRKVSTDDLILMSEKVYNFQRIFNLRMGFGTREHDNIPYRAVGPVTKEEYESRAKRYDKQLKEKFGYDPTGKSTEEKLAMLRKHRQDEYETLKDAVYKRRGWNLNGVPTLRKVKELGIDFPDVVELVKKFQ from the coding sequence ATGCCAATTGCCGAATTCAAATACGACCTAGGAAAAGTCGAAAAAGGATACAACAACCGAACCCTCCACATAAACCTCACAAACAACAAAATCACAAGCAAACCAGTCACCAAAAAAATGAAACAAACATTCATCGGAGGCCGAGGCTTCAACCTATGGCTACTATGGAACGCCCTGCCCAAAAACCGCACAGTCAAATGGAGCGACCCAGAGAACGAAATATGCATAGCATGCGGCCCTCTAGGCGGCACTACACTCTTTCCAGGAAGCGGAAAAAGCATCGCCGTTTCAATATCACCCCTCACAAATTCTGTAATGGACTCCAACGCAGGCGGATATTTTGGACCATACCTAAAATTTTCCGGATGGGATGCACTGGAGATACAAGGAAAGGCTAGATCCGAAGTGACCATCTTTATTGACGGCGACGAAGGAAACGTCCAGATCGTAGACGCCGAAGAGCTACCATCCGAAACCCACTTGCTCGGCGAGATTCTAACAGAAAAGTACGGTGATGCGAACAAACGCAGTATTTCAGTAGTTTCCTCAGGTCCAGGTGCAGAACATACACGATTTGGAGCCCTCAACTTCTCATGGTATGACTCACAACGCAAAACAGTAAGGTACAAACAAGCTGCAAGAGGCGGCATAGGCACAGTCTTTCGTGACAAGAAAATAAAAGCAATCGTAGTTAAATTCTCCAATCTAAGAGCAGATACTAATCACCCCGCAAATTTCAACATCCTGAAGCAAGTTGGCCCCACATACAACAAAGAAATCAGAACCCTTGACCCAAAACAGAATGAGATGGCAGTTGTAGGAACAACACATCTAGTTGATATCATGAACAAATTCGACCTTCTTCCCACACACAATTTCAAATTCGGAAGCCATCCCAAAGGCTCCAACCTCAGCGCAGAAGTGTACAGGAAAAAATTCCATCCCGGATTTGATGGATGCTGGGCAGGATGCACAGTAGCGTGTTCTCACCTCGTCAAAGATTTTGAACTCAAAACAGGTCCATTCAAAGGCAAGTATGTCTTTGTGGACGGCCCAGAATATGAAACCATAGCTGGCCTTGGCAGTAACTGCGGAATCTTTGATGCGAACCACGTGATCGAGATTAACTTCTATTGCGACACCTACGGCTTGGATACTATCTCAGTTGGGACAGCGACAGCCTTCGCCATGGAATGTTATGAGATGGGATTGATCGACAATGAGGTCACTGGCGGCCTTGAACTGAATTTCGGGAATACAGAAGCCGCGATGGAACTTATTCATCAAATGGCGAGGGGAGAAGGATTTGGAGTGATTATTGGCCAAGGGGTTCGCAGAATGAAGAAGCTCTTCGCAGAAAAATACGGCGTTGACCCAAAAATACTGCAGGACATTGGAATGGAAGCAAAAGGCTTAGAATTTTCCGAGTACGTTACCAAAGAGTCTTTAGCACAACAGGGTGGATACGGGCTTGCGCTAAAGGGTCCGCAACATGATGAAGCGTGGCTAATATTTCTAGATATGGTACAAAATCTAATTCCGACTTTCAAGCAGAAGGCAGAGGCTTTACATTGGTTCCCGATGTTTCGAACATGGTTCAGTTTGAATGGTTTGTGCAAACTTCCTTGGAATGACATCACGTCTGAAGACAACAAGAACACTCCAGAACCAGCCAAAATCATTGCGCACGTGGAGAATTACGCGAACTTCTTTTATGCGGTGACTGGTCGAAAAGTTTCAACGGACGATCTTATTTTGATGAGCGAAAAGGTGTACAATTTCCAGCGCATTTTCAATTTAAGGATGGGTTTTGGTACACGTGAACACGATAACATTCCATATCGCGCAGTTGGACCAGTGACAAAAGAAGAATATGAAAGCCGTGCGAAGCGTTATGACAAACAACTTAAGGAAAAGTTTGGTTATGACCCAACTGGCAAATCGACGGAGGAAAAGTTGGCGATGTTGAGGAAACATCGTCAGGATGAATATGAGACGCTTAAGGACGCGGTTTACAAGAGAAGGGGATGGAATTTAAATGGCGTTCCGACTCTGCGTAAGGTGAAGGAGCTTGGGATCGATTTCCCTGATGTGGTTGAGCTTGTTAAGAAGTTTCAATGA
- a CDS encoding molybdenum cofactor guanylyltransferase has translation MVTSEMRLMPLKRSAVILAGGFSKRFGRDKGLVELAGKPLVLHVLDAISGVVDETVVVISSKCQIDPIEGLLQGKANIVVDESRTQSPLIGASTGFRDAKGKYSLLLPCDTPFVSSRIALLLLDLCINKSAVIPRWPNGYIEPLQAVYHTKSALTAAKTALKEKKLDLQSMITHLKGIRYVSTLVLKQIDSELLTFFNINTLEDLKKAEYRFKIDTKMS, from the coding sequence ATGGTTACAAGTGAAATGAGACTGATGCCTTTGAAAAGATCGGCAGTGATTCTTGCGGGTGGTTTCTCCAAGCGGTTTGGTCGGGACAAAGGGTTGGTTGAATTAGCGGGTAAACCCCTCGTTCTCCACGTACTTGATGCGATTTCTGGAGTGGTTGATGAAACCGTAGTTGTTATCAGTTCAAAATGTCAAATAGACCCAATTGAAGGCTTGTTGCAGGGTAAAGCAAATATAGTAGTTGATGAAAGTAGAACACAAAGTCCTCTTATTGGTGCATCAACTGGTTTTAGGGACGCTAAGGGCAAATATTCGCTTCTTCTTCCGTGTGACACGCCGTTTGTCTCAAGCCGCATAGCGTTGCTGCTCTTGGATTTGTGTATCAACAAAAGTGCAGTTATCCCAAGATGGCCTAACGGATATATCGAACCGCTTCAAGCCGTCTACCATACAAAATCAGCTCTGACCGCAGCAAAAACTGCTTTGAAAGAGAAAAAACTTGACTTGCAGTCTATGATAACTCACTTGAAGGGCATACGGTACGTTTCGACTCTAGTTCTTAAGCAAATTGATTCGGAGCTGTTGACCTTTTTCAACATTAACACTTTGGAAGACTTGAAAAAAGCGGAATATAGGTTCAAAATAGATACCAAAATGTCTTAG
- a CDS encoding DUF998 domain-containing protein encodes MPDISRKFLAICGIIAPIIFAIIVIIAGLLRPDYSHLTNFVSELGAVGAPNAIMQRINFVLVGILIVAFTFGLHRGIGEGKGSIIGPLLIAIFGLSAVVSGIFSTDPIQPGSFSDIMHSMSSAIGSIAAILAFFIISNRLEQDTLWRRYRYFSIVIAFVAIMVSVVGVGLLGVLGAPGLAQRLFMAVLFLWIEVMAIRLFQVSGQSLVSPALPK; translated from the coding sequence ATGCCTGATATCTCGCGAAAATTCCTGGCTATTTGCGGCATAATCGCACCGATCATATTCGCTATCATAGTGATAATCGCAGGTTTGCTCCGACCTGACTATAGCCATCTGACTAATTTCGTAAGTGAGTTAGGTGCAGTCGGCGCCCCTAACGCTATTATGCAAAGAATAAACTTTGTATTGGTAGGTATTCTGATAGTAGCGTTCACCTTCGGTCTTCACCGAGGAATAGGTGAAGGAAAAGGCTCAATTATCGGTCCTCTACTGATCGCCATATTTGGGCTCAGTGCAGTGGTATCGGGGATCTTTTCAACAGATCCAATTCAACCTGGATCGTTTTCTGACATAATGCATAGCATGTCTTCCGCAATCGGTTCAATAGCGGCGATTCTCGCCTTTTTCATTATATCGAACAGGTTAGAGCAAGACACTTTGTGGAGGCGTTATCGATATTTCTCCATAGTAATCGCATTCGTCGCGATAATGGTTTCAGTAGTTGGGGTTGGACTTCTTGGTGTGTTGGGGGCCCCAGGATTAGCGCAAAGGCTCTTTATGGCAGTATTGTTCTTATGGATAGAAGTGATGGCGATCCGACTCTTTCAGGTTTCGGGCCAGTCACTCGTTTCTCCTGCACTTCCCAAGTAA
- a CDS encoding aminopeptidase P family protein, whose amino-acid sequence MVVLRRDLDNILTEKGAEALLLYAESFKDANMYYLTKFLGPDRFILLKKVDSDPIMVISSMEYPRAQKESIVKDVRSYMDYNYLEVVKSAKEPKLGGMKFIATVVEKELGKGTSIYVPPNFPTIVTDALRKEGLTIKPMFDVIGKARETKDANEIAVIKAVQAATEKAVSEAIDMIANTEVGANQTLISKIDGKTQPLTAKRVKSFIGHKFLDQGIIIEEELIVACGPRGSDPHYKGDPEDKLKANQPIIMDVFPRSERKRYWSDMTRTIVKGKASDEVNRMFDAVLEAKNASVDALHAGAIGSDMNDVCCDVLEKAGYETVRGGKRITKGFVHSLGHGVGLEIHEGPSLSELYKFPLKEHNVVTVEPGLYNPDVGGVRIEDIVEVTKSGCNNLTKMEIRLKV is encoded by the coding sequence GTGGTCGTTTTGAGAAGAGACCTTGACAACATTCTTACCGAAAAAGGAGCAGAGGCGTTGCTCCTCTACGCGGAAAGTTTCAAAGATGCCAACATGTACTATTTGACCAAGTTTCTTGGTCCAGACCGCTTCATACTCCTCAAAAAAGTTGACTCAGACCCGATAATGGTTATTAGTTCGATGGAGTATCCTCGAGCGCAAAAGGAGTCAATCGTCAAAGACGTACGATCGTACATGGACTACAATTATTTAGAAGTGGTGAAGTCGGCGAAGGAACCGAAACTCGGCGGCATGAAATTCATAGCCACAGTGGTTGAAAAGGAACTAGGCAAAGGAACAAGCATCTATGTACCTCCCAACTTCCCAACAATCGTAACAGATGCACTGAGAAAAGAAGGTTTAACCATCAAGCCCATGTTTGATGTAATTGGAAAAGCCAGAGAGACCAAAGATGCAAATGAGATAGCGGTGATTAAAGCTGTGCAAGCGGCTACGGAAAAAGCCGTCTCCGAAGCAATAGACATGATAGCAAACACTGAGGTAGGCGCAAATCAAACGTTGATCTCTAAAATCGACGGAAAGACGCAGCCTCTAACAGCTAAAAGAGTAAAATCATTCATCGGACACAAATTCCTTGACCAAGGAATCATAATAGAGGAAGAACTCATAGTCGCATGCGGTCCTCGCGGATCAGACCCACACTATAAGGGCGACCCAGAAGATAAGCTTAAAGCAAACCAACCCATCATCATGGACGTCTTTCCAAGAAGCGAACGGAAACGCTACTGGTCAGATATGACACGGACGATTGTAAAGGGAAAAGCCTCAGATGAGGTCAATAGAATGTTCGACGCGGTTCTTGAGGCTAAAAATGCTTCCGTCGATGCTCTTCACGCAGGCGCCATCGGCAGCGACATGAACGATGTGTGCTGTGATGTGTTGGAGAAGGCTGGCTATGAGACGGTGAGAGGCGGGAAACGAATAACAAAGGGATTTGTTCACAGCTTGGGCCATGGAGTAGGACTAGAGATACATGAAGGCCCCAGCCTCAGCGAACTATACAAGTTTCCACTGAAGGAACACAATGTAGTCACCGTTGAACCGGGATTGTACAACCCAGATGTAGGCGGGGTGAGAATAGAAGACATCGTAGAAGTCACGAAGAGTGGATGCAATAACTTAACGAAGATGGAAATACGCTTAAAAGTTTAG